The DNA segment TCTCATGTTACTTACAATGATGTTATGTGTATCAGGGAATATGATTACATATGCACAAACCAATAGTGATGCCCTACATAATGCTAAACAAGCGCTAGATGAAAAAACTAGATTAGTAGAGCAAAAAGAGCAAGAAAAACAAGCCGTGAATAAAGAAATAGAAAATATTCAACATGAGTTAGAGTCTTTATATAACACTATTACGGCCAACAAAGATGCGATGGCCAAAACACAGAATAAAATGGAAGAGATCAATCAATTAATCGAAGAAAAGAAAGAGGAAATCGTCCAGTTGGAGGATAAAATCCTTGCCCGTAAAGATATTATGAAGCAGCGAGCTGTTGCAATGCAGCAAAATAATAATATCAACATGATGATTAACTTATTCTTCGAATCTAACAGTATCTCGGATTTCATCCAGCGTGCGAGCGCTGCCTCCACCCTGATCGATGCAGATAAAGACATCTTGACGGCCCAAAAAGAGGACCTTCAACAGATTGAGAAGGACAAAGAAGAAATCGACAAGCAGGAGCAGTCACTTGAAAAAGAAAGACAAACTCTTGCCGTGCAGCAGGCAGAGCTTGATCAAAACCTGCAAAAGAGACAAGAAACCTTAACAGCAATGCAAGAAAAATATAATAGCATCGTGCAACAAATGGCGCTTGCCGAGCAACAGAAAGCTGGCATTGAGTCACAAATGAAAACCATTCAGGCAAAAATCAGCCAAGAGCAGGCAGCGGCAAAGGCTCGTCCTGTTTCAGCATCTTCTTCTACACCAAGCAATGATACCGGTGTAGCCATCAGCGGCAAAGAGATGTATGTAACGGCAACGGCTTATACTCCGTATGATTCTGGATCGATTACGGCTTTAGGCTACAATATCGGTGCTAACCCGAACATGAAATTAATCGCTGTCGACCCATCCGTCATTCCACTTGGAAGTAAAGTGTGGGTAGAAGGATACGGCGTAGCAATCGCTGGTGACACTGGCGGTGCCATCAAGGGTCACAAAATTGACATCCTCGTGCCAACGAAAGCACAGGCGCTACAATGGGGAAGAAGAACCGTAAAAGTTGTTATTTTACAATAGAACAGAAAAGAGCTTGGAGTCCGCCTCCAAGCTCTATTTTTATAAACGCTTCTTTAACTTTTTCCGCATATTCTCCGGCTGCTTTAGCCAATAACGAAGGCCTTTACCTGCTAATGGTTCATCATTGTACCTCGGAATAACATGTAAATGGCTATGCAAAATCGTCTGATTGGAAGCCTCACCGACATTCCAACCAAGAGTATAGCCATCTGGTGCGTAAGTTTCATCGAGGTATTCTTTCGCTTTTTGTAAAAGCTTATACGTATCGTTCCACTCTTCTGGTGTCAGCTCAAACGCATTTGCATGGTGCTTTTTCGGGACAATTACACCAGAGCCTTCCAACACATCCTGCTCACGATTATGCTGCAAAAAGTAACACGTTTCATTTTCAAATATAATATGCTGTTCCTTATCTTGATGTGGGGAACAGAACGGGCAATTTTCTGCGTAACTCACCTTAAAGCTTCCTCCCATTTCTTAATTATGGCTTGCTGACTTCAAGGATACCTCTGCTTCATTCCCGTGAACCCGTTGATCCAAAGTAGGCAAGATCCGGTAGAATAACAAAATTCCGATGACGCCCATGCTGGAGATAAAAATCGTGGTCGCCATGCTGGATAAGAACGAGCTCAACGTTACCGTGATGGAACAAATGAGCATCGCGAGATTAAACGTTAATCCAGACACCGCCATATAAGAGCTACGTGCGTGCTCCGGTGGCAGCTCCGCCATATAGTTTTGCTGCACAGGCACTCGGAGCACTTCAGCCACCGTCGCTGCAAGCATTGCAAAGAACAACAGCCAGATATTATTGGAAAAAGAAATCACCGCATACCCCGCGACAAACACCATACAGCTGACAATCACGGTATGCCGATCCTTAAAACGCTCCACAATTTTGGTGGCAACCAAAGCCATCAACACGACAAGAATCGTATTTTCTGTCCGCAGAAAACCAAGCATTTCAATTCCTCCAAAGGTCCAGCCGAAAAGATGCTGTTCGCCCATCTCATTCGCCAGACGAATCCCGATATAATTGGTCAGCTGGAATTCCATCGATAGAACGAGTAAGCCTGCTAGGACAAATAGGATGAACACCCGATCGAGAAAAACCTCCTTGTAGCCGTTCAACATTCCGCGCACATGCTCCCTGACTGCCTTACCAGCATTTTTTTCAGTGGCGTAGCTTTCTTCGATAAAAAAGGTGATGAGTACCCAAGTCAGTAAAGCCGCCGCAGACAATGCTAATAACAATTCAAATAAGTAATTTTTAAATAAAAATCCACCGATGACACCGCCAAGAGCAATTGACAGGTTATTGGCCCAATACATAATCGAATACATCGTTTTCCGTTCCTCAGGCTTACTCACATCAATCAGCATCGCCTGAGTGGCTGGTCCCGCCAGTCCCCAGCAAATACTATTCGCCGTCATTGTGAAAAACGTCAGCAATGGCGAGAAGAACCATGGAGAATTACTTAACATCATGGTAAAAAAGGCAAAGACCCTAAGTGTTTCGGCAAACACAATCACCTTTTTCCGGCCAAACTGATCAGAAAAATAGCCGCCAAAAAAGTTGATCACGATGCCGATGAACACATTTACGAGCAGCAATAAGCCTGCCGTTTTTGCCCCAAAATGATGAGATAAATAGATCGCCATAAAGGGGAAAATCATTCCGCCGATGGTCGAGCTTAAAAAGGACTCGACCAGTCGTATTTTAATATTTCGGTGAAACTTTAAGATATTCATATTGTTTTCTCCTAACCTAGGTTTCTAGCTCCTTCAAACGGTTTGAAAATGTCTCCGTCCAATCCTTTGAAAGTTCTGCGAGACTCAGCATCTTCTTCATCCCGTCTAGATTGTTCTTGTCTTTATATTTCAATTTGTTTGCGTAAGAAATACTCACACTTTCCTGGTTCCGTTCCACTAGTTTCAAAGAATCCTCGCTCGAAACATAGCCTTCTTGTAAGACACGGAAATAGAACCCGGTATAGCCGGTATGTTGCACCATCAGAGGCAATTTTGGCTGGTTCAGCTTGGTTGCCAATTTAAAACAAGGCTGCCGAGGCTGCGTCACCTGCACAACGGCTTCCCCTAGTTCGAACACATCTCCGATGAAAATATCTTCCTCGGTGATCCCTGTTACCGTCAGATTTTCACCAAAGGCTCCGACCTCAAGCTTCGTATCAAGCACACTTTCCCAAAACGAATAATGATCATGGGAATAGACGCAAACCGCTTTATCAGGCCCGCCGTGAAAATTCAAATCAGCCTGCTGATCTCCTTCGAAATTTTGTGTCGATAGAAACACCTTTCCAAGAACCGGCTTTTTATCGATGGCGGAAAGCAATGTTTTCTCTCCGTATGTGAAATCCTGCGGTGTCCGCACGTTTATAGATAAGATAGGTATGTATGTCATGATTTCTCCTCCTTTTGTAGGCATAAATTTGCTTGTAAAAATAGACGTAAAATCTAGCAAAAACATTTCATCCGTTGGAAAAACTTTTTTTGGACTTTATCATGCACCTATAGTAAAAAATAGCAGGTTTGGATGTTTTAGGAAAGGTATAAAGTTAAAAATAGGAAATTCAACCCGTATCTTCGTTGCGGTTTCATCTTTGCTCAACTAGAGTGTCAACTAGGGTGTCAGGCACCACTCGTAGACAGTTTCCACCTGAAGCGGAAAATTAGGATTTAAAACAAGGGATGAAGGACAAAACGATGCGAGAGGCAGGAAGAAATGTCCTTCATCTCATCCGGAGAAGTAAAATTTGATAAAATGAGCTCTCTTATAGGAATAAAAAGCGGAATAATATTGTTTTTTTCAATGGTAAGAGGAGATTGACTGGATGGAATGGAAATATGATATCAAGGAAACTTTTTAAAAATAAGATTTTAAGGAGGATATTCATGTTTGTCATACTATTAAACTACATTAAGACGCTTGAGGAAGTAGAAAAAGAGTTAGAACCACACAGAGCCTACCTCAATAAATACTACTCCTTACAAAAGTTCATCTGTTCCGGCAGACAAAATCCAAGAGTAGGCGGAGTCATCCTTTGTAATGCGGAAAACCGCGAAGAAGTCGAAACCATCATTCAAGAAGACCCATTCTATAGTAAAAATATAGCCACTTACGAAATCATCGAGTTTACACCAACCATGCATGCGGATGGATTTGAAAAGTTTATCAGTATGTAAAAAATGGGGACAGTCCCCCACCGCTTTAAAGCAGTGGGGGACTGTCCCCAAACCCTATTCTTTCAACGGCTCATTCAAAATGTTCTCCTCCAGCACAGAGAACTTGTCCCCATATACCCTGGTAATATGCTTCTCACCCCAAGCGCAAAGTGAATCCAGGATACCCTGTAGCGACCAGCCATATTCACTCAGCTCGTACTCAACCTTCGGCGGCACTTGATTATAAACAATCCGATTAATAATGCCATCCGCCTCTAACTCACGCAACTGCTGGGTTAGCATCTTCTGCGTAATGTTCGGCATCAGC comes from the Neobacillus sp. PS2-9 genome and includes:
- a CDS encoding 3D domain-containing protein, encoding MQKTTKRIILMLLTMMLCVSGNMITYAQTNSDALHNAKQALDEKTRLVEQKEQEKQAVNKEIENIQHELESLYNTITANKDAMAKTQNKMEEINQLIEEKKEEIVQLEDKILARKDIMKQRAVAMQQNNNINMMINLFFESNSISDFIQRASAASTLIDADKDILTAQKEDLQQIEKDKEEIDKQEQSLEKERQTLAVQQAELDQNLQKRQETLTAMQEKYNSIVQQMALAEQQKAGIESQMKTIQAKISQEQAAAKARPVSASSSTPSNDTGVAISGKEMYVTATAYTPYDSGSITALGYNIGANPNMKLIAVDPSVIPLGSKVWVEGYGVAIAGDTGGAIKGHKIDILVPTKAQALQWGRRTVKVVILQ
- a CDS encoding HIT family protein, translating into MSYAENCPFCSPHQDKEQHIIFENETCYFLQHNREQDVLEGSGVIVPKKHHANAFELTPEEWNDTYKLLQKAKEYLDETYAPDGYTLGWNVGEASNQTILHSHLHVIPRYNDEPLAGKGLRYWLKQPENMRKKLKKRL
- a CDS encoding MFS transporter produces the protein MNILKFHRNIKIRLVESFLSSTIGGMIFPFMAIYLSHHFGAKTAGLLLLVNVFIGIVINFFGGYFSDQFGRKKVIVFAETLRVFAFFTMMLSNSPWFFSPLLTFFTMTANSICWGLAGPATQAMLIDVSKPEERKTMYSIMYWANNLSIALGGVIGGFLFKNYLFELLLALSAAALLTWVLITFFIEESYATEKNAGKAVREHVRGMLNGYKEVFLDRVFILFVLAGLLVLSMEFQLTNYIGIRLANEMGEQHLFGWTFGGIEMLGFLRTENTILVVLMALVATKIVERFKDRHTVIVSCMVFVAGYAVISFSNNIWLLFFAMLAATVAEVLRVPVQQNYMAELPPEHARSSYMAVSGLTFNLAMLICSITVTLSSFLSSMATTIFISSMGVIGILLFYRILPTLDQRVHGNEAEVSLKSASHN
- a CDS encoding MOSC domain-containing protein gives rise to the protein MTYIPILSINVRTPQDFTYGEKTLLSAIDKKPVLGKVFLSTQNFEGDQQADLNFHGGPDKAVCVYSHDHYSFWESVLDTKLEVGAFGENLTVTGITEEDIFIGDVFELGEAVVQVTQPRQPCFKLATKLNQPKLPLMVQHTGYTGFYFRVLQEGYVSSEDSLKLVERNQESVSISYANKLKYKDKNNLDGMKKMLSLAELSKDWTETFSNRLKELET
- a CDS encoding YciI family protein; its protein translation is MFVILLNYIKTLEEVEKELEPHRAYLNKYYSLQKFICSGRQNPRVGGVILCNAENREEVETIIQEDPFYSKNIATYEIIEFTPTMHADGFEKFISM
- a CDS encoding winged helix-turn-helix transcriptional regulator; translated protein: MQKKKYNISVEATLEVIGGKWKSVILCHLTHGKKRTSDLKRLMPNITQKMLTQQLRELEADGIINRIVYNQVPPKVEYELSEYGWSLQGILDSLCAWGEKHITRVYGDKFSVLEENILNEPLKE